A region of the Vanrija pseudolonga chromosome 2, complete sequence genome:
CCACGACACTCGCCACAACTCTCACGCGGCTTTGACAAAGAAGCTGTCAAGCAGCAATAGAATCAGTAGCATTGTGGAGCAACTCGCTTCTCTTGATACGCATCGTCTCAGCCTTCTTGCTGCTGCTATACACGTGCATCTCggttgctgttgctgtaATGTGCAGTCAAATTTGCCTCCGCATGGAACCCGCACCACCCCTTCGCTTCTCACCCTAGTCTCCCACCCCCCTCTACGtcatccacccaccccagtCGGCACCCGCTGCGTAATGTTTGACTGCATCCGTCTCTGTAGCTATACACTCAAAGCACGAGGTTGCGGTCACACCCTCGCACCCCTCGTCCAACGTCGTCTACTTGTCTACTTGGCAagcttgacggcctcggcggcggcctcgtcaaggtcgtcTAGAGGAAGCCAGTCAGCAAACGATAAACAAACACCGAGCGCCCGGCCCGTGCTCACCGTAGGCGTAGATCTTGAGACCAGACTCCTTGATCATCCTGTGGGGCGATTGGTTAGCacatgcacacacacacttcCGGCTACACATGTTATCCGACATACTTCTtagcctcggcctccttggtACCCTGGAGACGGACAATCAGAGGGACAGAGAGGTTGAGCTCGTGGGTGGCCTGGATGATACCGTCGGCAATGACGTCGCAACGCATGATACCGCCAAAGATGTTGACAAAGATCGACTTGACTTTCTTCTCGGAAAGGATGAGCTTGAAGGCCGCCTTGACAGCCTCGGCAgtggcaccaccaccgacgtcAAGGAAGTTGGCGGGCGAACCGCcgtggagggcgaggacgtccATGGTGGCCATGGCAAGACCGGCACCGTTGACAAGGCAGCCAATGTCACCGTCAAGCTTGATGAAGTTGAGGCCGTACTCGGCAGCCTGGACCTCCTGGGGGTCCTCCTGGGTGGTGTCACGGAGAGCAAAGACGTCCTTCTGGCGGAAGTCGGCGTTGTCGTCAAAGCCAAACTTGGCGTCCATGCAGAGAACACGACCGTCGgggagctcgccgagggggTTGATCTCAATCTGGGTGGagtccttgtccttgaagATCTGGTAGAGCTTGGAGaaggtgtcggcggcgttgtcgCGGGCGTTGGGGGCAAAGCCgagcttctcggcgagcttgacaCCGTCGGCGTGCGAGATGCCGTTCTCAAAGTCGAGAGGGGTGGTGACAATGGCCTCGGGCGTGTCGTGGGCAACGTCCTCAATGTTCATGCCACCCTGGTTGGAGGTGACGAGAACGGGGGTGCCGGCAGCACGGTCGTTGAGGATGGCAGCGTAGTACTCCTTGGCGGGGGGcatgcgctcggcgagcatgACGGCGTTGCAGATgcggccgccggcaccagTCTGCTTGGTGATGAGCTTGTGGCCGAGCATCTTGGAGGCGAagtccttggcctcggcggggcTGCGGGGGAGGTTAGTGGGTGCGGCTTGCGGCTTCACTGGCAAGCGGGGCAGGAACGAGGGACGAAGGGGAGGGCATCGGCGCAGGTCGCCGAAGGCTGGCGCATATCGCTATGAcggcggaggaggctgcccgccgctgtcggcgagGCAGGCCGAGCCCAAGTAGCagtcgcggccgccaagcaAACGTAGCCGTGCGGCCAGCCACAGCAGCTCGAGCCATGTCGGCCTCGGTTCACCGCGGCTGCCGTCTCCTCTTCCCACCTGCTCCTCGTGgtcccctcgtcgtccaactccccgtcgtcgcccactcGCTCCGCACGCTTCGCGTGCTCCTCTACGACTCACGTGTCAACCATGTGCACACCGCCCTGGAAGCCGTTGTCAAAGTGTCCCTTgccacggccgccggcgagcaccTGCGCCTTGATGACGGTGGGCTTGCCGaacgcggccgcgaccgactcggcctcggcgggcgtgaaGGCCGGCTTGCCGACGggcgtgtcgacgccgtactgcgtgtgtgagcggggacgcggggggtggggcgctcgagcacggcTTGAGCGTCGTGGGGTGTGGGGAGGATGGCGGGATACGCGCGGgcggccctcgtcgtccccagCTAGCCCCGTCCAGCAAACGCCAGCCCGTCCGCCAgtccgctcgctcactcgcggCAAGCCGCTCGCTCACTTACCTGGTTGAGCAGCTGCACAGACTGGTACTCGTGGATCGAGAGGTTGCggacctgctgctgctggaacGCGGAGCGCTGTGGGCGTTTGTGTTAGCACAAGCAGGTCGATAACGGCGCATCGGCGGGCCAGTTTGTCCGCGATAAGCTGGGCAATGGCACTCACCTTGATGGCGCGGGTGGCACGGAGGCTGCGGAGCATGGCGATGTTttgggagggggggaggagagAAGGGGAGAGTGGAGAGAGTGGTGTGTAGAGGTGTGTTGAGCAGAACAAGCAGATGCAGATGCAGATCAAATCGATCAATGTGCAGCGTGCGTGGGTTGCAGCCTGCCTGGTTGCTTGCGTTCCGCCAGTGAAGTTgccgtgccgcggcgccgtcacGCCTGGCTGAAAACCTCGTAGTATGGTGcaggggcgggcgggcgccaGCCAAGCGACGACCGACCTGgccgatgacggcggcgggtgcgccGGCCAGGCAAACTGCCGCCGTCTGCCGCCTACCTGGCTGGCTAGCCACGGCGTATTTCGGCTTGACACGTCTGCCAATAACCTGGGGCCACAAGGGCCGGAACTCCGTCACGTGTGCTCTCTACCCCAGTGGCACTGCGACACCTCAAGCAACCAACAGTCCA
Encoded here:
- the tca-9 gene encoding Succinate--CoA ligase [ADP-forming] subunit beta, mitochondrial, producing the protein MLRSLRATRAIKRSAFQQQQVRNLSIHEYQSVQLLNQYGVDTPVGKPAFTPAEAESVAAAFGKPTVIKAQVLAGGRGKGHFDNGFQGGVHMVDTPAEAKDFASKMLGHKLITKQTGAGGRICNAVMLAERMPPAKEYYAAILNDRAAGTPVLVTSNQGGMNIEDVAHDTPEAIVTTPLDFENGISHADGVKLAEKLGFAPNARDNAADTFSKLYQIFKDKDSTQIEINPLGELPDGRVLCMDAKFGFDDNADFRQKDVFALRDTTQEDPQEVQAAEYGLNFIKLDGDIGCLVNGAGLAMATMDVLALHGGSPANFLDVGGGATAEAVKAAFKLILSEKKVKSIFVNIFGGIMRCDVIADGIIQATHELNLSVPLIVRLQGTKEAEAKKMIKESGLKIYAYDDLDEAAAEAVKLAK